The proteins below are encoded in one region of Aquisphaera giovannonii:
- a CDS encoding SprT-like domain-containing protein codes for MDLDRLEGIAREELARHGLHAWTFGLSKARRRLGVCKYHRKRIEIAEYYARNSPEASVLDTLLHEIAHAIAGPAARHGPRWKAVAVRLGATPRSCETSGDAVLEPGDWRATCPACENVVHLYRRPRSLTGYRCKCEARSPLTFEYAGDPRRKPVVPLTIQESARWEATCVGCGTVHLRLRRPRAGRWYCKCPHRSEIAWRPRIG; via the coding sequence ATGGACCTGGACCGACTGGAAGGGATCGCACGCGAGGAGTTGGCGAGGCACGGCCTGCACGCCTGGACCTTCGGCCTCTCGAAGGCCAGGCGAAGGCTGGGCGTCTGCAAGTACCACCGGAAGCGGATCGAGATCGCCGAGTATTACGCCCGCAACAGCCCCGAGGCGTCGGTCCTCGACACCCTGCTCCACGAGATCGCCCACGCCATCGCCGGGCCCGCCGCCAGGCACGGCCCGAGGTGGAAGGCCGTCGCCGTCCGGCTCGGCGCCACGCCCCGGTCCTGCGAGACCTCGGGGGATGCAGTCCTGGAGCCCGGCGACTGGCGGGCGACCTGCCCGGCGTGCGAGAACGTCGTCCACCTCTATCGCCGGCCGAGGAGCCTGACCGGCTATCGCTGCAAGTGCGAGGCCCGCTCGCCCCTGACCTTCGAGTACGCGGGCGACCCGCGCCGCAAGCCCGTCGTGCCGCTGACGATCCAGGAATCGGCCCGGTGGGAGGCGACGTGCGTGGGCTGCGGGACCGTGCATCTGCGGCTCCGCAGGCCCAGGGCGGGACGCTGGTACTGCAAGTGCCCCCACCGGAGCGAGATCGCCTGGCGGCCCCGGATCGGATGA
- a CDS encoding BamA/OMP85 family outer membrane protein, which translates to MSGAWPWRVLAPLALLAMAAGDPSGRWTLPAARAGDQLPEGIVTEVRIEGNTTIPAEKLRAHLLSRAGQPLDQQKVEADIKSLIAKGGLSDVSPYYDESPPKSGKFILIFRVREMPVLRVVEFRGRKAVSQKEIEEATDLKVGNRADSTKTRLALGQIQRLYQEKGYDLAEVRLLEGGNMGDTKAIFQIFEGPKFKVHSIDFKGNVFATDARLRTMVASRPPILGVVGGKYHRDLLDEDVRKLKEYYQSQGFYEVKVTPVTRPGSSLGDINLTFVISEGTRYSVRNLLFEGNEKIKTAELREGLQLHSGKPFLEAVKEADLKLLKSRYYALGCADVSVTFEPRFTNQLGVVDLVYKIEEGQAYLVGEMPVYGNTRTRDKVIRREAAMAGVLPGEILDMNRVEVYKQRLNALGYFHGNMPQQGGQDLGGKPLEVRVLNKRPGDKPYGDLMLPLMGEGVTQARMQDPGSGVELVPAPEGLDAGGAAAGSGAGAGAAGGTPGAGGFGAGNLFAPPADATPPLTVPPARAGRRAAANAAANGAAPGGTPPPLGSGELPNTYPSLPGTNMTSVGPDLNDPFRNRSYADILTSVDEAPTGRFMVGVAASSYQGLFGNVTVYEKNFDIFNVPRSFNDIFNGTAFRGGGQEFRLNIQPGTLINKFEASLREPYLFDLPIGAGVAGYWFSRFYPDWDERRGGGRFSLGRQFGTSTYADVAVRVEDINFFGFRSPAPAEYLAVAGESFLASIRPSLRFDNRNNPFMPNKGQYAEFSVEQGWGSFTWTKADAEGRAYFPTGSRPDGSGKRFFTLRGHFGIATQGIPVYESYFAGNFGSLRGFQYRTISPHALGVPVGGVMMALGSLEYQFPLTASDTFHQVVFCDFGTVEGDYNFHKIRASVGTGLRMLIPQMGPVPLGFDLAFPISYADGDRLRYFNFSMGAMY; encoded by the coding sequence ATGAGCGGCGCGTGGCCATGGCGCGTGCTCGCCCCTCTGGCCCTGCTGGCGATGGCCGCCGGCGACCCGTCGGGGCGGTGGACGCTCCCCGCGGCCCGCGCCGGGGACCAGCTCCCGGAAGGGATCGTGACCGAGGTCCGGATCGAGGGCAACACGACGATCCCCGCGGAGAAGCTCCGCGCGCACCTCCTGAGCCGGGCCGGGCAGCCGCTCGACCAGCAGAAGGTGGAGGCCGACATCAAGAGCCTCATCGCCAAGGGGGGGCTCTCCGACGTCTCGCCGTACTACGACGAGTCGCCGCCGAAGAGCGGCAAGTTCATCCTCATCTTCCGCGTCCGCGAGATGCCGGTCCTCAGGGTCGTCGAGTTCCGGGGGCGGAAGGCCGTCTCCCAGAAGGAGATCGAGGAGGCCACCGACCTGAAGGTCGGCAACCGGGCCGACTCCACCAAGACCCGGCTGGCCCTCGGGCAGATCCAGCGCCTCTACCAGGAGAAGGGCTACGACCTCGCCGAGGTGCGCCTCCTGGAGGGGGGCAACATGGGCGACACGAAGGCCATCTTCCAGATCTTCGAGGGGCCCAAGTTCAAGGTCCACAGCATCGACTTCAAGGGGAACGTCTTCGCCACCGACGCCCGGCTGCGGACGATGGTCGCCAGCCGGCCCCCGATCCTGGGCGTGGTCGGCGGCAAGTACCACCGGGACCTGCTCGACGAGGACGTGCGGAAGCTCAAGGAGTACTACCAGTCGCAGGGCTTCTACGAGGTCAAGGTCACGCCCGTCACGCGGCCCGGGTCCAGCCTCGGCGACATCAACCTCACGTTCGTGATCTCCGAGGGGACGCGGTACAGCGTCCGCAACCTGCTCTTCGAGGGGAACGAGAAGATCAAGACCGCGGAGCTCCGCGAGGGGCTCCAGCTCCACTCCGGCAAGCCCTTCCTGGAGGCGGTGAAGGAGGCCGACCTGAAGCTCCTGAAGTCCCGCTACTACGCCCTCGGCTGCGCGGACGTCAGCGTCACCTTCGAGCCGCGGTTCACCAACCAGCTCGGCGTGGTGGACCTGGTCTACAAGATCGAGGAGGGCCAGGCGTACCTCGTCGGCGAGATGCCCGTCTACGGCAACACGCGGACCAGGGACAAGGTGATCCGCCGCGAGGCGGCGATGGCCGGGGTGCTCCCCGGCGAGATCCTCGACATGAACCGCGTGGAGGTCTACAAGCAGCGGCTCAACGCCCTGGGCTACTTCCACGGCAACATGCCCCAGCAGGGGGGCCAGGACCTGGGGGGCAAGCCGCTGGAGGTCCGGGTCCTCAACAAGCGGCCCGGCGACAAGCCGTACGGCGACCTGATGCTGCCCCTGATGGGCGAGGGCGTGACCCAGGCCCGCATGCAGGACCCCGGCTCGGGCGTGGAGCTCGTCCCGGCCCCCGAGGGCCTGGACGCCGGCGGCGCCGCCGCGGGCTCAGGGGCCGGCGCCGGCGCGGCCGGCGGCACGCCCGGGGCCGGCGGCTTCGGCGCGGGGAACCTGTTCGCGCCCCCGGCCGACGCCACGCCGCCCTTGACCGTGCCCCCGGCGCGGGCCGGCCGCAGGGCCGCCGCCAACGCCGCGGCCAACGGCGCCGCGCCCGGCGGGACGCCGCCGCCGCTGGGCAGCGGCGAGCTGCCGAACACCTACCCGAGCCTCCCCGGCACCAACATGACGAGCGTCGGCCCGGACCTGAACGACCCGTTCCGCAACCGGTCGTATGCCGACATCCTCACGAGCGTGGACGAGGCACCCACCGGCCGGTTCATGGTCGGCGTCGCGGCCAGCAGCTACCAGGGGCTCTTCGGCAACGTGACGGTCTACGAGAAGAACTTCGACATCTTCAACGTCCCGCGGTCGTTCAATGACATCTTCAACGGCACGGCGTTCCGCGGGGGCGGCCAGGAGTTCCGGCTGAACATCCAGCCGGGCACGCTGATCAACAAGTTCGAGGCCAGCCTCCGCGAGCCGTACCTCTTCGACCTGCCCATCGGGGCGGGCGTCGCCGGCTACTGGTTCAGCCGCTTCTACCCCGACTGGGACGAGCGCCGGGGCGGCGGCCGGTTCTCGCTAGGCCGCCAGTTCGGCACGAGCACGTACGCCGACGTGGCCGTCCGCGTCGAGGACATCAACTTCTTCGGCTTCCGCAGCCCGGCCCCCGCCGAGTACCTGGCCGTGGCCGGCGAGTCGTTCCTGGCGTCGATCCGGCCGAGCCTCCGCTTCGACAACCGCAACAACCCGTTCATGCCCAACAAGGGGCAGTACGCCGAGTTCTCCGTCGAGCAGGGCTGGGGCTCCTTCACCTGGACCAAGGCCGACGCCGAGGGCCGGGCCTACTTCCCCACCGGCAGCCGGCCCGACGGCAGCGGCAAGCGGTTCTTCACCCTCCGCGGCCACTTCGGCATCGCGACCCAGGGCATCCCGGTCTACGAGAGCTACTTCGCCGGCAACTTCGGCAGCCTCCGCGGCTTCCAGTACCGCACGATCAGCCCGCACGCCCTGGGCGTCCCCGTCGGCGGCGTCATGATGGCGCTCGGCTCGCTGGAGTACCAGTTCCCGCTGACCGCGAGCGACACCTTCCACCAGGTCGTCTTCTGCGACTTCGGCACCGTCGAGGGGGACTACAACTTCCACAAGATCCGGGCCTCCGTGGGCACCGGCCTGCGGATGCTCATCCCCCAGATGGGCCCGGTCCCCCTGGGCTTCGACCTCGCCTTCCCGATCTCCTACGCCGACGGCGACCGCCTCCGCTACTTCAACTTCAGCATGGGGGCGATGTACTGA
- a CDS encoding FAD-binding and (Fe-S)-binding domain-containing protein, whose protein sequence is MDERRARIFDDLRGVLDGELEFEPSARASYAFGASLYEVEPLGVVAPRTEHDVVAVVRYAAEHRLPLHARGAATDSGGGALGPGLVIDFSRHLRKVVHDAGDHVVVEPGITPDALNAHLAPLGRRVEPVPVNAAVGTVGGMIAVDAAGERSPRFGSMADQVERLRVVFAQGETADVGFSPWPSSDDDATTLADSIVRKLHNIRRMALRRPAPPSAALPRNRAGYALSRACTDDGIDLARLICGSEGTLALVLQAALRTVPLPGAQGVALLPFGRIADAADAARRCLEAGLAPSACDLYDWRLLSLARDVDPALHSWIPEAARSALVVEFEADSADEVAGALRRLAGRLARDGRFVGEPATATRRADCERLVGLRRLAEPLLMKAGAAARPISAMDDVAVPPEQLGPVIARFQEVMKRLGIMWTLSAGAADGRIRLRPFLDPADPGDRSRIEPLAAELYEIVLEAGGTVSASSGCGLARTQFLPRQYGDLVQTFRDIKDAFDPAGLLNPGKVIGDDPHQMSRDLKRFPAAAPAAAADSVLLAAAGSGTHRVVPAEGRAEAPTPGPEVILPVLRWPEPGAVGIASACHGCGACRGLEPAMRMCPSYRAHRREEATPRSQANLLRQVASGAADPKLWGSEESRQLASLCIHCKLCKTECPAEIDVSGLMLEAKAAYVELHGLPPGDWVFSRLEMWARLASRFPILSNFLLSRRSARWVIERLLGVSRHRVLPPVRRTPFTRRAARMGLTKARPHEPGPRAAYFVDVYANYYDHELAEAVVDVLRRAEVNVFVPPRQRSSGMAPLIVGDVDYARDLAVSNLRVLGNAVRDGYTIVCSEPTAALMIRHEYVKLTGDLDAELVAQNTMDLGQYLRGLDARGQLPTPSDPLHARVGYHQPCHLRALGVGTPGLELIRKIPELDVEFIDRGCSGMGGTYGLARGQFRTSLRAGRQLVRRLRDDDIEIGSTECGACRIQMEQGQTKRTLHPIKLLSLAYGLNPSLRRHFKDPKPRHVMF, encoded by the coding sequence GTGGATGAGCGTCGTGCGAGGATCTTCGATGACCTGCGCGGGGTGCTCGACGGCGAGCTCGAGTTCGAGCCGTCGGCGAGGGCCTCGTACGCGTTCGGGGCGAGCCTCTACGAGGTCGAGCCCCTGGGCGTGGTCGCGCCCCGCACGGAGCACGACGTGGTGGCGGTGGTCCGCTACGCGGCCGAGCACCGCCTGCCGCTGCACGCCCGCGGGGCGGCGACGGACTCCGGGGGCGGGGCGCTGGGGCCGGGGCTGGTCATCGACTTCAGCCGGCACCTCCGCAAGGTCGTCCACGACGCCGGCGACCACGTGGTCGTGGAGCCGGGAATCACCCCGGACGCCCTCAACGCGCACCTCGCCCCGCTGGGCCGCCGCGTGGAGCCGGTCCCGGTCAACGCCGCGGTCGGCACCGTGGGCGGGATGATCGCCGTGGACGCGGCCGGCGAGCGCTCGCCGCGGTTCGGGTCGATGGCCGACCAGGTGGAGCGGCTCCGGGTCGTCTTCGCGCAGGGGGAGACGGCCGACGTCGGGTTCTCGCCCTGGCCGTCCTCCGACGACGACGCGACGACCCTGGCCGACTCGATCGTCCGCAAGCTGCACAACATCCGCCGGATGGCCCTCCGCCGGCCCGCCCCGCCCTCCGCCGCCCTGCCCAGGAACCGTGCCGGCTACGCCCTCTCCCGGGCCTGCACCGACGACGGGATCGACCTGGCCCGCCTGATCTGCGGCTCGGAGGGGACGCTGGCGCTGGTGCTCCAGGCGGCTCTCAGGACGGTGCCGCTGCCGGGCGCGCAGGGCGTGGCGCTGCTCCCCTTCGGCCGGATCGCCGACGCCGCCGACGCCGCCCGCCGGTGCCTGGAGGCGGGCCTGGCGCCCTCGGCCTGCGACCTCTACGACTGGCGGCTGCTGAGCCTGGCGCGGGACGTGGATCCGGCCCTCCACTCGTGGATCCCGGAGGCCGCCCGCTCGGCGCTGGTGGTGGAGTTCGAGGCCGATTCGGCCGACGAGGTCGCCGGGGCCCTGCGGCGGCTGGCCGGGCGGCTGGCCCGCGACGGGCGGTTCGTCGGCGAGCCCGCGACGGCGACTCGCCGCGCCGACTGCGAGCGGCTGGTGGGCCTCCGCCGGCTGGCCGAGCCTCTGCTCATGAAGGCCGGCGCGGCGGCGCGGCCGATCTCCGCGATGGACGACGTCGCCGTGCCCCCGGAGCAGCTCGGCCCCGTGATCGCCCGGTTCCAGGAGGTCATGAAGCGCCTGGGGATCATGTGGACCCTGAGCGCCGGCGCCGCCGACGGGCGGATCCGCCTGCGGCCGTTCCTGGACCCGGCCGACCCGGGCGACCGGTCGCGGATCGAGCCCCTGGCCGCGGAGCTGTACGAGATCGTCCTGGAGGCCGGGGGCACCGTCTCGGCGTCGTCGGGATGCGGCCTGGCCCGGACGCAGTTCCTGCCCCGGCAGTACGGCGACCTCGTGCAGACCTTCCGCGACATCAAGGACGCGTTCGACCCGGCGGGCCTGCTGAACCCCGGCAAGGTGATCGGCGACGACCCGCACCAGATGTCCCGCGACCTGAAGCGGTTCCCGGCGGCCGCCCCCGCGGCGGCGGCCGACTCCGTGCTCCTCGCCGCGGCCGGCTCCGGCACCCACCGGGTGGTGCCCGCGGAGGGCCGGGCCGAGGCCCCGACGCCGGGGCCCGAGGTCATCCTGCCGGTGCTCCGCTGGCCGGAGCCGGGGGCGGTCGGCATCGCGTCGGCCTGCCACGGCTGCGGCGCCTGCCGCGGCCTGGAGCCGGCGATGCGGATGTGCCCGAGCTACCGGGCCCACCGCCGGGAGGAGGCGACCCCGCGGTCGCAGGCGAACCTGCTCCGCCAGGTCGCCTCCGGGGCGGCGGACCCGAAGCTCTGGGGCAGCGAGGAATCCCGGCAGCTCGCCTCGCTCTGCATCCACTGCAAGCTCTGCAAGACCGAATGCCCCGCGGAGATCGACGTCTCCGGCCTGATGCTCGAGGCCAAGGCCGCCTACGTGGAGCTGCACGGCCTGCCGCCGGGCGACTGGGTCTTCTCCCGCCTGGAGATGTGGGCCCGGCTGGCCAGCCGGTTCCCCATCCTCTCCAACTTCCTGCTCTCGCGGCGGTCCGCCCGCTGGGTCATCGAGCGGCTCCTGGGCGTGTCCCGCCATCGCGTCCTGCCGCCGGTGCGGCGGACGCCCTTCACCCGGCGGGCCGCCCGCATGGGCCTGACCAAGGCCCGCCCCCACGAGCCGGGCCCCCGGGCGGCCTACTTCGTGGACGTCTACGCCAACTACTACGACCACGAGCTGGCCGAGGCCGTCGTGGACGTCCTCCGCCGGGCCGAGGTGAACGTCTTCGTCCCGCCCCGCCAGCGCAGCTCCGGCATGGCGCCCCTGATCGTCGGCGACGTGGACTACGCCCGCGACCTCGCCGTCAGCAACCTCCGCGTCCTGGGCAACGCCGTCCGCGACGGCTACACGATCGTCTGCTCCGAGCCCACCGCCGCGCTCATGATCCGCCACGAGTACGTCAAGCTCACCGGCGACCTGGATGCGGAGCTCGTCGCCCAGAACACGATGGACCTGGGCCAGTACCTGCGGGGGCTCGACGCCCGCGGCCAGCTCCCGACGCCCAGCGACCCGCTCCACGCCCGCGTCGGCTACCACCAGCCCTGCCACCTGCGCGCCCTCGGCGTCGGCACGCCGGGCCTGGAGCTGATCCGCAAGATCCCGGAGCTGGACGTGGAGTTCATCGACCGCGGCTGCTCCGGCATGGGCGGCACCTACGGCCTGGCCCGCGGCCAGTTCCGCACCTCCCTCCGCGCCGGCCGCCAGCTCGTCCGCCGCCTCCGCGACGACGACATCGAGATCGGCTCCACCGAGTGCGGCGCCTGCCGCATCCAGATGGAGCAGGGCCAGACCAAGCGCACCCTCCACCCGATCAAGCTCCTGAGCCTCGCCTACGGCCTGAACCCCTCGCTCCGGCGACACTTCAAGGATCCCAAGCCCAGGCATGTGATGTTCTGA
- a CDS encoding RNA polymerase sigma factor: protein MDDEHSLIRAMARRDRAAWGVMYDRHVGDVFGLCHHLLGGDPAAAEEVCQEAWLIAIEGFDRFDGRRGRFRDWLLGIARHRAIRHRRRLAGLAPDDGAGECSGELAPPDRLESLERADAVRAALVSLEGDRRGVLLDKYVHGLSVAEIAAKSGKSDKAVESLLSRARAQLRALLRPYFSNPTEGEHHESNRTRPAR, encoded by the coding sequence ATGGACGACGAGCACAGCCTGATTCGGGCGATGGCGAGGCGCGATCGCGCGGCGTGGGGCGTGATGTACGACCGGCACGTCGGCGACGTCTTCGGGCTGTGCCATCACCTACTGGGGGGCGATCCCGCCGCCGCGGAGGAGGTCTGCCAGGAGGCCTGGCTGATCGCCATCGAGGGGTTCGACCGGTTCGACGGCCGCCGCGGGCGGTTCCGCGACTGGCTCCTGGGGATCGCCCGGCATCGGGCGATCCGCCATCGCCGACGGCTCGCCGGGCTCGCCCCGGACGACGGCGCCGGCGAGTGCTCCGGAGAGTTGGCCCCCCCGGATCGCCTGGAATCGCTCGAGCGTGCGGACGCGGTCCGCGCGGCGCTCGTCAGCCTGGAGGGCGACCGGCGTGGCGTGCTCCTGGACAAGTACGTCCACGGGCTCTCCGTCGCCGAGATCGCCGCCAAGTCCGGCAAGTCGGACAAGGCCGTCGAGTCGCTCCTCTCGCGGGCCCGGGCCCAGCTCCGGGCGCTGCTGCGACCGTACTTCTCGAATCCGACGGAGGGGGAACACCATGAATCGAACCGCACCCGACCCGCTCGATGA
- a CDS encoding LON peptidase substrate-binding domain-containing protein, translating to MIVPGFDPRDFSGQTRLFPLPGVVVFPHAVVPLHIFEPRYRQMTEDALESDRLITLVQIRRPPAGEGWKEPVPIEETGCLGQILQHVRLPDGRFNMLLLGLKRVAIRSEVEGPKLYRTAEVDILEDDEPEARDDPRREELVDLFRRFHEERAELGAELIELLEKPLPLGPLSDIMAHALALPPVLKQDLLGETAVDRRVAILLNVLRELVPGGRPKRTFPPPFSLN from the coding sequence GTGATCGTTCCCGGTTTCGACCCGCGCGACTTCTCCGGCCAGACCCGCCTGTTCCCGCTGCCGGGGGTGGTCGTGTTCCCGCACGCGGTCGTCCCGCTGCACATCTTCGAGCCGCGGTATCGCCAGATGACCGAAGATGCCCTGGAATCCGACCGCCTCATCACGCTCGTCCAGATCCGCCGCCCGCCCGCCGGCGAGGGCTGGAAGGAGCCGGTGCCGATCGAGGAGACCGGCTGCCTGGGCCAGATCCTCCAGCACGTCCGGCTCCCGGACGGGCGCTTCAACATGCTGCTCCTGGGCCTGAAGCGCGTCGCCATCCGGTCCGAGGTCGAGGGCCCGAAGCTCTACCGGACCGCGGAGGTGGACATCCTGGAGGACGACGAGCCGGAGGCCCGGGACGACCCGAGGCGCGAGGAGCTGGTCGACCTCTTCCGCCGATTCCACGAGGAACGGGCCGAGCTCGGTGCCGAGCTCATCGAGCTCCTCGAGAAGCCCCTGCCGCTGGGCCCGCTGTCGGACATCATGGCCCACGCCCTGGCCCTGCCCCCGGTGCTCAAGCAGGACCTGCTCGGCGAGACCGCCGTCGATCGCCGCGTGGCGATCCTCCTGAACGTCCTCCGGGAGCTCGTGCCCGGCGGCCGCCCGAAGCGCACCTTCCCGCCGCCATTCAGCCTGAACTGA
- the nth gene encoding endonuclease III, giving the protein MPRPGARKDGEAPAARPADATAGDPVAHARGVVRGLKRLYPEAICALHHETPFQLLVATILSAQCTDARVNQVTPELFRRFPDARAMAAADQAELEALVRTTGFFRSKAKNLKAMAERLAGEHAGEIPRDVEALTRLAGVGRKTANVVLGTAYGIASGVVVDTHVKRLAFRLGLTAQRLPEKVEKDLMAAVPRREWVELSHRLIQHGRRTCFARNPRCSECGLAKLCPRAGVTSSR; this is encoded by the coding sequence ATGCCCAGACCAGGAGCCCGGAAGGACGGCGAGGCGCCGGCCGCCCGCCCGGCGGACGCAACGGCCGGGGACCCCGTCGCCCACGCCCGGGGCGTCGTCCGCGGCCTGAAGCGGCTCTACCCCGAGGCGATCTGCGCCCTGCACCACGAGACGCCCTTCCAGCTCCTCGTCGCGACGATCCTCTCGGCGCAGTGCACCGACGCCCGCGTGAACCAGGTCACGCCGGAGCTCTTCCGCCGCTTCCCGGACGCGCGCGCCATGGCGGCCGCCGACCAGGCCGAGCTCGAGGCCCTTGTCCGCACGACCGGCTTCTTCCGGTCCAAGGCGAAGAACCTGAAGGCGATGGCCGAGCGCCTGGCCGGCGAGCACGCCGGCGAGATCCCGCGCGACGTCGAGGCCCTCACCCGCCTCGCGGGCGTCGGCCGCAAGACGGCCAACGTGGTCCTGGGCACCGCCTACGGCATCGCCTCCGGCGTCGTCGTGGACACCCACGTCAAGCGCCTGGCGTTCCGCCTGGGGCTCACCGCCCAAAGGCTCCCGGAGAAGGTCGAGAAGGACCTGATGGCCGCGGTCCCCCGCCGCGAGTGGGTGGAGCTCAGCCACCGCCTGATCCAGCACGGCCGCCGCACCTGCTTCGCCCGCAACCCCCGATGCAGCGAGTGCGGCCTGGCGAAGCTCTGCCCCCGGGCCGGCGTGACGTCGTCGCGCTGA
- a CDS encoding Uma2 family endonuclease, protein MRKIVPFRLDVAGYDALDAAGTFADRRVELLNGLLVMMTTGPAHDNAVTVLGDLLEGLLPKDDWTVREEKPLVLSRHWKPIPDLVVLRGPRARYARRTPDRHDVALVVEVSDTTYPKDSGPKRRAYSRAGIREYWIIDLARRVVEIHIAGAQGLGLHATIAEHGPIPLRLDDIDFEPIPTDELFP, encoded by the coding sequence ATGCGCAAGATCGTCCCCTTTCGGCTCGATGTGGCCGGGTATGACGCCCTGGACGCCGCGGGGACGTTCGCGGATCGCAGGGTTGAGCTCCTGAATGGATTGCTCGTCATGATGACGACCGGCCCCGCCCACGACAACGCCGTCACGGTGCTGGGCGACCTGCTGGAGGGACTGCTCCCGAAGGACGACTGGACGGTCCGCGAGGAGAAGCCCCTCGTGCTCTCCCGCCACTGGAAACCCATCCCGGATCTCGTCGTCCTCCGGGGCCCCCGGGCCCGATACGCCCGGCGCACCCCGGACCGGCACGACGTCGCCCTGGTCGTCGAGGTGTCCGACACGACCTACCCCAAGGACTCCGGCCCCAAACGCCGCGCGTATTCCCGGGCCGGCATCCGGGAGTACTGGATCATCGACCTCGCTCGTCGGGTCGTCGAGATCCACATCGCCGGCGCTCAGGGGCTCGGCTTGCATGCGACGATCGCCGAGCACGGGCCGATCCCGCTTCGCCTCGACGACATCGACTTCGAGCCGATCCCGACGGACGAGCTCTTCCCCTGA
- the folE gene encoding GTP cyclohydrolase I FolE: MEQTAAGDSGTGRGEPREAGRVDLERIRRAIREILLAVGEDPDREGLQETPDRVARMYAEVFQGLHQDPRVHLKKLFTQKYDEMVLVRDIRLVSFCEHHLLPVIGRAHVAYLPNGRVVGLSKIPRVIDVLAKRPQLQERLTEEVAELLMKELDAKGVAVVIEASHSCMTIRGVNKPDSSFVTSAVRGAFKERSATRAEVMSLIFGSKV; this comes from the coding sequence ATGGAACAGACAGCGGCGGGGGACTCCGGCACCGGGCGGGGCGAGCCGCGGGAGGCCGGCCGGGTCGACCTGGAGCGGATCCGCCGTGCGATCCGGGAGATCCTCCTGGCCGTCGGCGAGGACCCCGACCGCGAGGGCCTCCAGGAGACCCCCGACCGCGTGGCCCGGATGTATGCCGAGGTCTTCCAGGGCCTCCACCAGGATCCCCGGGTCCACCTGAAGAAGCTGTTCACCCAGAAGTACGACGAGATGGTGCTGGTCCGGGACATCCGGCTCGTGAGCTTCTGCGAGCATCACCTGCTGCCGGTCATCGGCAGGGCCCACGTGGCCTACCTGCCCAACGGCCGGGTGGTCGGCCTCTCCAAGATCCCCCGCGTGATCGACGTCCTGGCCAAGCGCCCGCAATTGCAGGAGCGGCTGACCGAGGAGGTGGCCGAGCTGCTGATGAAGGAGCTGGACGCCAAGGGCGTCGCCGTGGTGATCGAGGCGAGCCACAGCTGCATGACGATCCGGGGGGTGAACAAGCCGGACAGCTCGTTCGTCACCAGCGCCGTCCGCGGGGCGTTCAAGGAGAGGTCGGCCACGCGGGCCGAGGTCATGTCGCTGATCTTCGGGTCGAAGGTCTGA
- a CDS encoding DUF2293 domain-containing protein, with protein MDDNRFAPGPTSNTVRAADGTVRSAPEGWALLPPGDAGLTRRVKAAGEHWVVQEKVGRRTFSRGVWAPSATIERLRAGLDAERSTESYARKQEAAARRRDRLQGEYVEDFHGAILSFLAFHPGHADLADRLARAVTEHATPVGSGTVARTERIPIQERAEAAVIAWMRHQTTGYDNMVIARVKGKRREVRRMLARRSQELLQRYRRGDPIGEDCPLRKALSA; from the coding sequence ATGGACGACAACCGCTTCGCCCCCGGCCCGACCTCGAACACCGTCCGAGCCGCCGATGGCACGGTCAGGTCCGCCCCGGAGGGCTGGGCCCTCTTGCCGCCGGGTGACGCCGGCCTGACCCGTCGGGTCAAGGCCGCCGGGGAGCACTGGGTGGTCCAGGAGAAGGTGGGCCGCAGGACCTTCTCCAGGGGCGTCTGGGCACCGTCGGCGACCATCGAGCGGCTCCGGGCCGGGCTCGACGCCGAGCGGTCCACCGAAAGCTATGCCAGGAAGCAGGAGGCGGCGGCCCGTCGCCGCGATCGGCTCCAGGGTGAGTACGTGGAGGACTTCCACGGGGCGATCCTGTCGTTCCTCGCCTTCCACCCCGGCCACGCCGACCTGGCCGACCGACTGGCCCGTGCCGTCACCGAGCACGCCACGCCGGTCGGCAGCGGGACGGTCGCCCGGACGGAACGCATCCCCATCCAGGAGCGGGCCGAGGCCGCGGTGATCGCCTGGATGCGGCACCAGACGACTGGATACGACAACATGGTCATCGCCAGGGTCAAGGGGAAGCGGCGGGAGGTGCGCCGGATGCTGGCCCGGCGGTCCCAGGAGCTGTTGCAGCGGTATCGCCGGGGTGATCCGATCGGGGAGGATTGCCCGCTGAGGAAGGCCCTGTCCGCCTGA